From Actinomycetota bacterium, one genomic window encodes:
- a CDS encoding transposase, giving the protein LNEILCRWNYVYNYVRPHQSLGYLTPMEFLKAWMEESKDRDDVFTM; this is encoded by the coding sequence GCTCAACGAGATCCTTTGCAGATGGAATTACGTGTACAATTACGTGAGACCACACCAGAGCCTGGGTTATCTCACCCCCATGGAGTTCCTGAAGGCGTGGATGGAGGAGAGCAAGGATAGGGATGATGTGTTCACCATGTAG